The genomic window TTGTTTTTTAGGTTATGCATTCCCTCCAGTATAAATACAACTATTATaacctacaaaaaaaaaatattaaagtgaGCATGTCAATTTAGTAAAATAATCAAAGTAGTTTAATCGTctacaaatttaaaatcatatcTTCTACATTCTCAATTCCTAAAATCTAAAGTGATAAACAAGACAAAGTCatataacttttaaaaaaagcaCTTCATAACAACTACACCAACATTAGAAAATGGTACGAAGTCAGAACCAATTAACTTTTGGCAAATAATGCACAGCAGAAAACTTTCATGCAATGTATGTAATATTTGGataagtttttttcttcttctactaataatcagctataagctaattgATAGAGAACACAAAAGACCCCGATATAGTAATGTACCAAAGGAACTTGCATACTCTAAAATAACTTATCACTTAATTGGATGAAATAAAAATCTTAACCATTGATTATTGACAAGAAAATCAATTGATGTTGTTCAAacacattttataatttgttgataTTATGCACATAATATCTGCAGTTGATTTATGGTTGAGATTATATGCTTTAGAGAATTTCTCACTACAGAGAAATTGAATAAGACTCAAAGAAGAGAAGATAGGAACAAAAGATATGTCGCGCAAAAACAACGTGAGAACTTACTTGGGTTAGTTGATGTTAGTGTAGCTGTCTGTGAGAAATCACAAGTTAATGGATTTTGCCCAACAGTGTGATAAAAGAGATTCATGGCATATGCAGCATGGTTTGCTAATGTGTTAGGTTCGAAACAAGCTCCACCTGGTTGAATTAAGCTACAATCAATCCCCTGCCCACAAGCATAATCCAAATTTGCTTGTAGTTGCACATCAGTTAATCCTGCTTTTGGCACACACCATGCTATGTTACTATTATACGGTGTTGTTGGACTTGGAACTTTTGGAGTCGAATTCAAAGGAGATTTTGACACATCCGCATTAATCTTCAATAAAATTCAGAATTACAAAATGTTATACTTATACACTACTAGAACAACAATAAGATAAGATATGTGAGCATGATTAATGATTGCAAAATGCTGGCTTCATTTCCATTTAAGAATCCCGCTTTATTTGGCGTAGGGCTAGGGCCTTTCTGTCTTGGACCTGTTTGTGCTGGAACCACTGGAGTTTTCGATACTTCCGGAGTCttcaatcaaattcaaaaaTACATTGTTAAACACAACAATAGTGTAGGCACTCAAGAACAGTTTCAAGACAGAGCTATGAATATGATGATACTCGGTGGTTCAAGGTTCATGGTTTATACTCATTAAACTATATGAAGTTGGTTAATCATTGATAAATGACAATATTTAATGAATGATTATGTAATAATGTAATATTATAGAGATAGAATTCATACCGGGGCGGCTACAGGGCTACTGGTAGGAGTAGTACTTTGTTGCTTAGAGAGACCTGCGTCATAGATCATCGATTGATCAGGGTTGTAAAGCCCAAAGGCTTTCTCAGAACCAGCTCCAGGCTTCAAGTCTTCATCATATAAAGCAAAGATGTATGTGTCCACTGATTTCCCTGGCATCAGTGGTGTCCCAACCTTGGATCGTAGGTGCTTAATCAGATTACCGTTGTACGCCTTTGCATTCTCAATACTCGGTCCAGCCTCGTCATTATCTCCTTTGTAGGGCCACCCGGTCTCTGCGACCATAATCTCAACATCCTTAAAACCCAAAGAATCTAATGCAGATCGAACAGCATCCACCTGCATTTTACACTTATGAATTACTAACAAAACTAATATATAATTTCTTTCTAAATAATAACTTATAGTATTTATAGCCAGTACACGAAAACTTTAAAATATCAGGTATATATATGAACCCTCTTCACACTTGACATGTTAACATTCACAAATATATGTGTTGTGAAATATGATCATAATATACGCGTACAAACCTCTTTATGCACTAACACTAGATAGTCTTTCAACTCAATTACTACACACTAGAATAGATAGTGTTTGAGCTCAATAactaaacattttattttaattcatctAATATAATACATGCTATATGATTggacatttatatctatgtaaCTATGTTATTAATCCCAAAAAGCCTCGAAACCCAAAAATGCTAACCCCCtagtcactattataagcaacaAATCACTTTTTAGATGATTGAATAACTGATCTATATGCTATAATAAGCCTATaatagatttattgaataactgattTATCTGCTGTAATGAGTCTATgatagatttattgaataacagATGTATCTGATACCTGAGCATCAAACATATTCATGTAATTGAGTTTGGTGTTGGCGTCAACTCGGCCGGCATTAGGTTGAAAGAGACAAAAAGCCAAATTATCAGCTCTTCCAGGATCACTTTTGTAAGCAAAATAAGGATAAGGGTTAATAGCAAAAGGAGAACCAGTATCTTTATTAAACGACAACAAACCCTTCAAAACGGCACTATATTCATCATGAAAACTTCCAGCAGAAGGAGGTTCAGAATTCGACAAAACCGACATAGTATGAACCGTAGAAACCCTAATTTTACCACCAAGAGAAGCTTCATCAAGTGCTTTTTGCACGTTCTGAATCGCCGGTAACATTCCGTTAATAAGATTCGTGTCATTTGAAGTTATGACTTCGTTTCCGACGGTGATGAGGATGATGTTGCTGGCGGGATAGAAAGGGATGACGTTGGTGTTAATCCAGGTTTTGGCGAAATTGGGATCGGAAGCTAGTGATGGAATGTCGCCGTTTGCGGCTCCGATTACGATTCCGATTCCGGTGTTTGCTAGTGCTTTGATTATGGCGGGATCGGTTCCGTATAATCGGACTTTTTCGAATGCGGTGGTTTGGAGTAATTTTGCGGTGGCGGATGGTGGTGGAAGGTTGTCGGCGAGTTGTCCATAGTTTACTCCTAAGAATGGATCAGAATCTGCAcacaaaatgataaaatttgtaaagaaaatttaaaaaacataacagctagtataattcttttttctttataaaataaataaataatttttcaagtattttttttttggtttaattgtatttttttggggttaaatgacaattttttttttttgtttataataaagCTGAGGATTAAACAAGAACATCGGCTATATTCTACACAAATAATCGGAGATTAGAGTTCTAACAAAATTTTTCATTTCGTTCACATTTATAGTATATGAATTTATCCCCTAaactacccaaaaaaaaaaagttctttcAATCAAATTAGCACATGAGCCCAATTATTTGTGTTACTACATTAGAgactaaaattaatatttacataaaaaaaaactttcataattattataaaattaatttacctCAAAAAATCACAGATTAAGAACTAATTAATTCAAACTTTAGTAATAAAAAGAACTAATTCAAACTAGACAAAAATAGAAACTTCAAGATGGGGCGGTTAAAAGGCAAAGTGAGTCTAagacttggtcaaaattaaaGCATCTCAAGATTTCTCTACGTTAAACTAACTAAAAAGAAATCTATTACACAACTTCATGGAACAAACTCAACAAAGAAACAAGTGAATCTTGAAACTCTGTCCTTTTCCAAAGCATgggttttgacttttgaatgaAACAAAAATTTCATGTGTAAGTGTAACTGAAATTGAAACAAGGGTTACGAGGAAACTTACTTGCAAGGTTGAATGTGAGAAAGAAGAGTACAAGAAACACGGAGACAGAAGCAAAAATTGTTGTCATGTTAACGTTGGGACTTTGAAACTGCACTTGTGAAACAAAAGGGGGAACTGAAATATATAGCTAATAATAGAAGGGTAAAAACGTAAAATACAAAAGTGCTTAAATATCAACTTCTACATCAATgcattttaaaagtatatatatgttttaatttaaaaatttataaagtaaTGTATGTGGCTGCTTGTTATGCATTTCAAAAAGTGAACATTTGagattcaaaaagagaaagtgaaaattgttattaacaaaaatgaaaatatatccACACTCATTTTTTCTCCTAGGCTTTTCAGTTTTCATATGTtattaatcattttaaaaatatgattaattcAGTTGAATATACTTAACCTAACTCTTAAACAAAATCGTGGATAATTTCAATTACACGATCAACTTTCAATATTATATGTGATATAAATTAACTATCTAATAAACTAAACCAATAGAAATTTTGTATGTGATTAATCAAGTCTCTTGTGTGTAAAAAAACTGAGTGTCAATCaaacatttttgaaaatttgtttaaaaaatgtttcttaaaaaaaataaaaattgtttcaagAAGTGAAAATCCTGTGAACTCTATATGAACCTTATATATGCTTAACTCTACGAACCACATATGCATTACTCAGTAGCCGTTTTTTTATTAACATGTTATATGTATAAAATTTTCTTGTTATTTAATGGTGACTAATCTCTATAAAAAATTCTGTTAGACATACAACATAAATTTTCAGAAATCAAAGCTATTATTATttccaaaaaagaagaaaaaaactgattagctattttttttttttgaagcaaaactGATTAGCTATTACTTGCATGTTAAACAAAGAACATTCTCGCAGTCGAACACGAAGTTACATAATAGCATAAAGTTAGCATTTTATATTTGATCACGTCCTTCATCAAAAGCAACAAATTAGTGGAATGTTATTTAGCTTATGGGAGCAAGTAAGGACTAAGGAAACTTTGCCAAGGTTGGCACAATCTATGCGCAAGcaatctttttatgtttttattatcCTTTAAAAAACactacattttaaaaaaaatcatgtctataatatttttatgattgtgaattgtgataataaattaataatataaatgtaTGTTACCTAATTTTTTAGGCCAATGATAAGTAGTAAAAGATTAGACGACTGCTTAAATAAGATCGTGCATGTTTTcttttaggttttttctaaaCTACCCATCATAATTTGTGGATATTTACCCATCGATCAATATGATAAGAATAAATCATATGcatgtaaaataaaagtttatcaCAAGTGAGTTGTAAATATCATGtgcaaatttatttatgtggCTATTCTTATTAGTCGATGAATAAACTCTCCAAATTATAAAATGGTAGAGCAAGCTCACCCTTCTTTTATACCGATATGATAATTTAGCACTCAATTAGAGTGGAATTTATTAACTTGCTTTTTCTAAACCATCCTAGTTAAGGGTCCTTGACCAACATTTACGTCCCAAAGTATCCTAATATTTAGACTATTTGAACTCGTTATAAGACTAATCTTTAAAGTCGacaataaaatattacaaaattaaaatactttttaaataaaCGACTGACTTTAGAGATCATCAAACTTATACTCTTTTCATGGGAAGTATTTCGACCAATTCTCTCAGCACCTTATGGAAACtgaaaaatttgttaaaaaaaaaataaatgaacacgtgtatttttatttttttgataatttaataaGTGTTGGTACTTGTTATTCCCTCAAACGTATATTGAGTGTTAAATTGTGTTATTTCACACGGATCTAAAGAAGTtgcaaacaaatgaaaaataaactaattttattaattattagatGTTAATCAttgttatacatatatatagtaaaatatgataagtttGACCCAAAAACACTTAGATAAAATTATGCgaattttttttgacttaacCAAGTTTTTGGATTCGACTTTTAACATGAACCAATGTTAAAATTTCTAGAGAGAATTTATCACTCATTTGAAGGTGAGAACCAAAATCAGCACCTACCTTACCACTTCACTTCAATTAATTCCAATCAAACAAGTAAATGCTGCCAAATGTTACAACaaacaattaaaattcaaattcaaatagtGCTTAATAACAAAAGTAAAGCAACTACTATAATTAAAGACATGTAATGTGAGTGCTTGTTTCCTCTTTTGGTTTGGCTCCACATTCAAAGTTAAGCAGAAAACTAAGTTAAATTGTATTGGAGCTTTTAACGTGAAAGTAGTGTTGTGGGGGTAGGCCACGGCCTCCACTTTTGCTGAATAATTGCTCATTTCCATCTCCTTCTAGATCAACAATTCTCATTTCTTAATTCCTAAGTTACCCAACAAAACATGACCAAATTATTTCAACGGTTTAGCAGTATAttttatgaagtattttttttttgtctatctatatatttatagttggattaaaaaatatatatattgttggaTATATTCAGA from Trifolium pratense cultivar HEN17-A07 linkage group LG1, ARS_RC_1.1, whole genome shotgun sequence includes these protein-coding regions:
- the LOC123886330 gene encoding glucan endo-1,3-beta-glucosidase 7-like isoform X1 — protein: MTTIFASVSVFLVLFFLTFNLANSDPFLGVNYGQLADNLPPPSATAKLLQTTAFEKVRLYGTDPAIIKALANTGIGIVIGAANGDIPSLASDPNFAKTWINTNVIPFYPASNIILITVGNEVITSNDTNLINGMLPAIQNVQKALDEASLGGKIRVSTVHTMSVLSNSEPPSAGSFHDEYSAVLKGLLSFNKDTGSPFAINPYPYFAYKSDPGRADNLAFCLFQPNAGRVDANTKLNYMNMFDAQVDAVRSALDSLGFKDVEIMVAETGWPYKGDNDEAGPSIENAKAYNGNLIKHLRSKVGTPLMPGKSVDTYIFALYDEDLKPGAGSEKAFGLYNPDQSMIYDAGLSKQQSTTPTSSPVAAPINADVSKSPLNSTPKVPSPTTPYNSNIAWCVPKAGLTDVQLQANLDYACGQGIDCSLIQPGGACFEPNTLANHAAYAMNLFYHTVGQNPLTCDFSQTATLTSTNPSYNSCIYTGGNA
- the LOC123886330 gene encoding glucan endo-1,3-beta-glucosidase 7-like isoform X2 translates to MTTIFASVSVFLVLFFLTFNLANSDPFLGVNYGQLADNLPPPSATAKLLQTTAFEKVRLYGTDPAIIKALANTGIGIVIGAANGDIPSLASDPNFAKTWINTNVIPFYPASNIILITVGNEVITSNDTNLINGMLPAIQNVQKALDEASLGGKIRVSTVHTMSVLSNSEPPSAGSFHDEYSAVLKGLLSFNKDTGSPFAINPYPYFAYKSDPGRADNLAFCLFQPNAGRVDANTKLNYMNMFDAQVDAVRSALDSLGFKDVEIMVAETGWPYKGDNDEAGPSIENAKAYNGNLIKHLRSKVGTPLMPGKSVDTYIFALYDEDLKPGAGSEKAFGLYNPDQSMIYDAGLSKQQSTTPTSSPVAAPTPEVSKTPVVPAQTGPRQKGPSPTPNKAGFLNGNEASILQSLIMLTYLILLLF